The following are encoded together in the Deltaproteobacteria bacterium genome:
- the gatB gene encoding Asp-tRNA(Asn)/Glu-tRNA(Gln) amidotransferase subunit GatB gives MSYEIVIGLEVHAQLRTESKLFSTSGTAFGASANAQTDVVCLGMPGVLPVLNKEAVRLAVKAGIALECEVHQASQFSRKHYFYPDLAKGYQITQFDRPYATWGKLDIEVGGSKKTVGITRIHMEEDAGKSVHDDLVAGGRSYIDYNRAGVPLIEIVSEPDMRSADEAVAYLKKLHQILRYIEVCDGNMEQGSFRCDANVSLRPVGQKELGTRTELKNINSFRFVQQAIEYEVSRQASVLDSGGRIIQETRLWDTKTNTTRSMRSKEEAHDYRYFPEPDLPDLILEDGYIEALKEALPELPAARLSRYESEYGLGNKEAKVLTEDIHVAVFFEKALARHNNAKLVANWTINEVLREAKGDEVNQLAFGPQALGELVELIDNQTISGKIAKEVFQAMLETGTAPGEYVEQKGLKQVTDTSAIEAIVDGILARSEAQVAQYKDGNMKVLGFFVGQVMKESRGKANPKIVNEILKEKLK, from the coding sequence ATGAGTTATGAAATTGTAATTGGTCTAGAAGTGCATGCTCAGCTTCGCACTGAGAGTAAATTGTTTTCAACAAGCGGAACAGCATTCGGGGCGTCTGCAAATGCACAAACGGATGTTGTCTGCTTGGGCATGCCGGGTGTTTTGCCGGTTTTGAATAAAGAGGCTGTTCGCTTAGCGGTGAAGGCAGGCATAGCGCTTGAATGCGAGGTTCACCAAGCCAGCCAGTTTTCACGTAAGCACTATTTTTACCCCGACTTGGCCAAGGGCTACCAAATCACGCAGTTCGATAGGCCGTACGCGACCTGGGGCAAACTTGATATTGAGGTTGGTGGTTCTAAGAAAACTGTAGGCATCACTCGGATCCATATGGAAGAGGATGCGGGTAAAAGTGTGCATGATGATCTGGTTGCAGGTGGAAGGTCTTACATCGATTATAACCGAGCAGGCGTGCCACTGATTGAGATTGTGAGTGAGCCCGATATGCGCTCGGCTGATGAAGCCGTGGCCTACTTAAAGAAGCTGCATCAAATCCTGCGCTACATTGAAGTTTGCGACGGCAACATGGAGCAAGGAAGTTTTCGCTGTGATGCGAACGTGTCACTGCGGCCTGTGGGGCAAAAGGAATTAGGGACGCGAACAGAGCTTAAGAACATCAACTCTTTTCGATTTGTACAGCAGGCGATTGAGTATGAAGTATCTCGCCAAGCCAGCGTGCTTGATAGTGGAGGCAGGATTATCCAAGAGACTCGGCTTTGGGATACAAAAACAAACACCACGCGGTCGATGCGCTCAAAGGAAGAAGCCCACGATTATCGATATTTCCCGGAGCCAGACTTACCGGATTTGATTCTAGAGGATGGCTACATCGAAGCACTCAAAGAAGCCTTACCGGAGCTTCCGGCGGCTCGTCTGTCCCGTTATGAGTCGGAGTATGGGCTCGGAAACAAAGAAGCGAAAGTGCTCACGGAAGATATCCATGTAGCGGTCTTTTTTGAGAAAGCATTGGCTCGTCACAACAACGCCAAGCTCGTTGCAAACTGGACGATCAACGAGGTGCTGCGAGAAGCAAAAGGTGATGAGGTGAATCAGCTTGCCTTTGGGCCTCAAGCACTTGGCGAACTTGTTGAATTGATTGATAACCAGACGATTTCAGGAAAAATTGCGAAGGAAGTTTTCCAGGCGATGCTGGAAACCGGGACAGCGCCTGGAGAATACGTTGAGCAAAAAGGCTTAAAGCAGGTCACGGACACATCGGCCATCGAGGCGATTGTAGATGGAATCTTAGCGCGAAGTGAGGCTCAGGTAGCTCAGTACAAAGATGGTAACATGAAGGTCTTGGGATTTTTTGTTGGCCAAGTGATGAAGGAAAGTCGCGGGAAAGCGAATCCTAAAATCGTAAATGAAATCCTAAAAGAAAAGCTGAAGTAA